The following coding sequences lie in one Arachis ipaensis cultivar K30076 chromosome B03, Araip1.1, whole genome shotgun sequence genomic window:
- the LOC107630608 gene encoding probable prolyl 4-hydroxylase 3 isoform X3 — translation MAKAKYTNPKAQLKKWISLRKLVLPMLLIFTIVLLVLLSIGVFNLPITANDSPIKDLGALRRRRTSERGYGLVEQKKKWTEILSWEPRAFMYHNFLSKEECEHLINVAKPHMEKSQVADSDTGQSIDSSDRTSSGAFLRRGLDKIVQSIEKKIADLTFVPIDVEEGGETVFPDANVSFSSVPWQNDLSECAKNGLAVKPKMGDAILFWSMKPDLTLDPSSLHGSCPVIRGNKWASAKWLRLGVFN, via the exons ATGGCGAAAGCAAAATACACGAATCCGAAGGCGCAGTTGAAGAAATGGATCTCGTTGAGGAAGCTGGTTTTGCCGATGCTTTTGATTTTCACGATTGTGCTTCTGGTGTTACTTTCTATCGGAGTTTTTAATCTTCCTATTACCGCTAATGATTCTCCGATCAAGGATCTCGGTGCTCTTAGGCGGCGCAGAACATCTGAGAG AGGTTACGGTTTGGTAGAGCAAAAGAAAAAATGGACCGAAATTCTTTCGTGGGAGCCAAGAGCTTTCATGTACCACAATTTCCTG TCCAAAGAAGAATGTGAACACTTGATTAACGTTGCCAAACCACATATGGAAAAATCACAAGTTGCTGATAGTGATACTGGACAGAGTATAGATAGCAG TGATCGTACTAGCTCAGGAGCGTTTCTGAGAAGAGGATTGGACAAAATTGTCCAAAGCATAGAAAAAAAGATTGCTGATCTTACCTTCGTACCAATAG ATGTTGAAGAAGGTGGCGAGACCGTATTTCCTGATGCCAATGTAAGTTTTAGTTCTGTTCCATGGCAGAATGATTTGTCTGAATGCGCTAAAAATGGTCTCGCGGTGAAGCCAAAAATGGGTGATGCTATATTGTTTTGGAGCATGAAGCCAGATCTCACCCTAGATCCTTCTTCTCTACATG GTAGTTGCCCTGTTATTAGAGGAAATAAATGGGCTTCAGCAAAGTGGCTACGTCTTGGGGTGTTCAACTAA
- the LOC107630608 gene encoding probable prolyl 4-hydroxylase 3 isoform X2: MAKAKYTNPKAQLKKWISLRKLVLPMLLIFTIVLLVLLSIGVFNLPITANDSPIKDLGALRRRRTSERGYGLVEQKKKWTEILSWEPRAFMYHNFLSKEECEHLINVAKPHMEKSQVADSDTGQSIDSSDRTSSGAFLRRGLDKIVQSIEKKIADLTFVPIENGEGLQVLHYEVGQKYEPHFDYFLDKVNTKDGNHRVATVLMYLSDVEEGGETVFPDANVSFSSVPWQNDLSECAKNGLAVKPKMGDAILFWSMKPDLTLDPSSLHGYKLCKI, from the exons ATGGCGAAAGCAAAATACACGAATCCGAAGGCGCAGTTGAAGAAATGGATCTCGTTGAGGAAGCTGGTTTTGCCGATGCTTTTGATTTTCACGATTGTGCTTCTGGTGTTACTTTCTATCGGAGTTTTTAATCTTCCTATTACCGCTAATGATTCTCCGATCAAGGATCTCGGTGCTCTTAGGCGGCGCAGAACATCTGAGAG AGGTTACGGTTTGGTAGAGCAAAAGAAAAAATGGACCGAAATTCTTTCGTGGGAGCCAAGAGCTTTCATGTACCACAATTTCCTG TCCAAAGAAGAATGTGAACACTTGATTAACGTTGCCAAACCACATATGGAAAAATCACAAGTTGCTGATAGTGATACTGGACAGAGTATAGATAGCAG TGATCGTACTAGCTCAGGAGCGTTTCTGAGAAGAGGATTGGACAAAATTGTCCAAAGCATAGAAAAAAAGATTGCTGATCTTACCTTCGTACCAATAG AGAATGGAGAAGGACTTCAGGTTCTTCACTATGAAGTTGGCCAAAAATACGAACCTCACTTTGATTACTTCTTAGATAAGGTCAACACTAAGGACGGAAACCACCGTGTTGCTACAGTTCTTATGTACCT TTCAGATGTTGAAGAAGGTGGCGAGACCGTATTTCCTGATGCCAATGTAAGTTTTAGTTCTGTTCCATGGCAGAATGATTTGTCTGAATGCGCTAAAAATGGTCTCGCGGTGAAGCCAAAAATGGGTGATGCTATATTGTTTTGGAGCATGAAGCCAGATCTCACCCTAGATCCTTCTTCTCTACATGGTTACAAACTTTGCAAAATTTAA
- the LOC107630608 gene encoding probable prolyl 4-hydroxylase 3 isoform X1 → MAKAKYTNPKAQLKKWISLRKLVLPMLLIFTIVLLVLLSIGVFNLPITANDSPIKDLGALRRRRTSERGYGLVEQKKKWTEILSWEPRAFMYHNFLSKEECEHLINVAKPHMEKSQVADSDTGQSIDSSDRTSSGAFLRRGLDKIVQSIEKKIADLTFVPIENGEGLQVLHYEVGQKYEPHFDYFLDKVNTKDGNHRVATVLMYLSDVEEGGETVFPDANVSFSSVPWQNDLSECAKNGLAVKPKMGDAILFWSMKPDLTLDPSSLHGSCPVIRGNKWASAKWLRLGVFN, encoded by the exons ATGGCGAAAGCAAAATACACGAATCCGAAGGCGCAGTTGAAGAAATGGATCTCGTTGAGGAAGCTGGTTTTGCCGATGCTTTTGATTTTCACGATTGTGCTTCTGGTGTTACTTTCTATCGGAGTTTTTAATCTTCCTATTACCGCTAATGATTCTCCGATCAAGGATCTCGGTGCTCTTAGGCGGCGCAGAACATCTGAGAG AGGTTACGGTTTGGTAGAGCAAAAGAAAAAATGGACCGAAATTCTTTCGTGGGAGCCAAGAGCTTTCATGTACCACAATTTCCTG TCCAAAGAAGAATGTGAACACTTGATTAACGTTGCCAAACCACATATGGAAAAATCACAAGTTGCTGATAGTGATACTGGACAGAGTATAGATAGCAG TGATCGTACTAGCTCAGGAGCGTTTCTGAGAAGAGGATTGGACAAAATTGTCCAAAGCATAGAAAAAAAGATTGCTGATCTTACCTTCGTACCAATAG AGAATGGAGAAGGACTTCAGGTTCTTCACTATGAAGTTGGCCAAAAATACGAACCTCACTTTGATTACTTCTTAGATAAGGTCAACACTAAGGACGGAAACCACCGTGTTGCTACAGTTCTTATGTACCT TTCAGATGTTGAAGAAGGTGGCGAGACCGTATTTCCTGATGCCAATGTAAGTTTTAGTTCTGTTCCATGGCAGAATGATTTGTCTGAATGCGCTAAAAATGGTCTCGCGGTGAAGCCAAAAATGGGTGATGCTATATTGTTTTGGAGCATGAAGCCAGATCTCACCCTAGATCCTTCTTCTCTACATG GTAGTTGCCCTGTTATTAGAGGAAATAAATGGGCTTCAGCAAAGTGGCTACGTCTTGGGGTGTTCAACTAA